The following coding sequences are from one Plasmodium sp. gorilla clade G2 genome assembly, chromosome: 1 window:
- a CDS encoding multidrug resistance-associated protein 1, with protein sequence MTTYKENVGISNKGYKKKQSCRNMSFLNFATFDWVRPLIDDLINGNIQELPKICGNFNIPYYASKLEENLRDIQVKNYEIYNEKKSSDEHVLHHCNSNDASEKKVYNVYYNNILWSILKTFKFRIILIISFYILETLLVTLGGKVIDYYMRILEGQKIPLYLSFLKDFKVFSGLVVVMVMFFHLFFEALVYFYFHLFTINLEVSLMYFLYKINLYSNNNHLKNPDELYNRYRKFSSHTEIDEINRDFFSKNVSSYSSGIKNNNKIMDNNNNNNNNFMENDYIINFIKSRNKMENDSLNENRNAPNMNIYNIMFSDVPSVTFFVTSCINLFNVFVKIFMSFYVFHIKIGSNSVGISIWLSIALYSTMILFEFLPSLYKGKYLIYRDKRIDNMHHVLKEFKLIKMFNWESFAFKYINIFRIKEMKYCKIRLYLINIGVFISSVSSDIIEVVIFFIYLKDRLNKKEEIKFTSIIMPLYVYKVLISNVVNFPNLVNSVMEGNINIKRLNNYINDHLFYNDIKNYFMYSTRYNKDYNIVVDSTFLKNENITSHDDSTSSHNLKHLKKSIKNKLTNMFKYFFFYHKINYHKNIINKQILSGSFNNLDDNTDKKMCFQEHKSNSTYNYNASYIHEKKEEYENIHNSSNSTMSNEFEAKRNNNEFIIKLENCSFGLSYDNKCGNDNILKNINFNLKRNSLAIIIGNVGSGKSAFFHSILGDVSMTHGNMHIEKFFKKMPILYVPQNCWLHMGNIRSMILFGNEYNPLIYKYTLLKSELLNDLSTIENGDMKYINDDHSLSKGQKVRICLARALYEQYIHMYKLCTDYEKRFIQLNEILDKDLINNKNFFPYNNKKSKLVNYNIPFNENYLQKCLMDDNNLYLYLLDDVFTSLDPSISKKIFYNLFCKEDNISFKDNCSFIISMNKSTLDNFLIEDILGNVQYEVEIFEIQDKTLKYRGNISEYMEKNNLNITKESHWCYSNLNTIDYTRIKLFDEVELNQVKHSNKMLYKEAYLVKGSTESVSFEIDSINKEYIKKKRKKNYKKENMNNNNNKDNIHMNNNHKNYNDINSGHNFTDDSDTVSSLGNEYTLDTNTSNNSDKEENVKPVYNKDTHAKFNKSSSLPFVKSSSNIINNPSNIINNPSNIKYEDNSSSFKGSISLETYLWYFQQIGFVLLTFVVIFMLISIFTDEIKFVFLTMMSIISKNNKEQSNIILQKQARYLEYFVILPIISLITSGICFSMIIYGNITSAIKVHNNILCSLLNAPLYIFYNNNLGNIINRFIIDISAFDFGFLKRIYKAFFVFFRCILSSLLIIYMLRDCVLIFPFVIILIYFFVFKRFSRGCKESQRLYLACHTPLSNIYSNALSGKNIINIYKKNTYLLDIYEHHIMNFRINYFIKWLINIWASLYIKIFILLLTTYIIMHPHLYSSGIIKLYEEKNYDRILSTLGYCISFSARLGVIIKFLLCDYTHIEKEMCSVQRLEEFAKISNQENTSMNMNKENELNVITTQTYKEKNESTSDKIFSIIENKNIPLSSIINRSQDDESEKKYGIKFENVYISYKKKIPLVNGTYKYIDEEPSLKNINMYALKNEKIGIVGKSGAGKSTILLSILGLINISQGKITIEGRDIRTYNRKGEDSIIGILPQSSFVFYNWNIRTFIDPYNNFTDDEIVHALKLNGINLGKNDLYKYMHKQDMKLNYKKYKNIKQTSKVINQSNDNTILLTNDCIRYLSLVRLYLNRHKYKIILIDEIPIFNLNNSANDELNSFLIDKAKSFNYIIRNHFANNTVLIISHHANTLSCCDYIYVLRNREITYRCSYEDVKTQSELSHLLEMDD encoded by the coding sequence atgACAACATATAAGGAAAATGTTGGAATATCAAATaaaggatataaaaaaaaacaaagttGTCGAAATATgtcatttttaaattttgcAACTTTTGATTGGGTAAGACCGTTAATAgatgatttaataaatggAAATATTCAAGAACTTCCTAAGATATGTGGAAACTTCAATATACCATATTATGCATCTAAATTAGAAGAGAATTTAAGAGATATACAAGTAAAAAACTATGAAATTtacaatgaaaaaaaatcatcTGATGAACATGTATTACACCATTGTAATTCAAATGATGCAAGTGAAAAGAAAGTGTATAATGTTTAttacaataatattttatggtCAATTTTGAAAACATTTAAGTTTcgaataattttaataataagcttttatattttagagACACTACTTGTTACTTTGGGTGGAAAAGTCATAGATTATTATATGCGTATTTTAGAAGGTCAAAAGATTCCTTTATATCTTTCATTCTTAAAAGATTTCAAAGTATTCAGTGGGTTAGTGGTAGTGATGGTAATGTTTttccatttattttttgaagctcttgtgtatttttattttcatctattTACAATAAATTTAGAAGTATCACTAAtgtattttttgtataaaattaatttatacaGTAATAACAATCATTTAAAAAACCCAGATGAACTTTATAATAGATATAGAAAATTTTCTTCACACACAGAAATTGATGAGATAAACAGAGATTTTTTTAGTAAGAATGTATCATCTTATTCATcaggaataaaaaataataataagattatggataataataataataataataataattttatggaAAATGAttacataataaattttataaaaagtaggaataaaatggaaaacgattcattaaatgaaaataggAATGCACCTAATATgaacatttataatattatgttttcTGATGTACCGTCTGTAACATTTTTTGTTACTTCTTGtattaatttgtttaatgtatttgttaaaatttttatgtcTTTTTATGTATTTCATATAAAGATTGGATCCAATTCAGTTGGAATTTCAATATGGTTGTCAATTGCTTTATACAGTACAATGATCCTATTTGAATTTTTACCAAGTTTATATAAAggtaaatatttaatttatcgaGATAAAAGAATTGATAATATGCATCATGTATTAAAAGAATTCAAATTGATAAAAATGTTTAATTGGGAATCATTTGCttttaaatacataaatatatttcgaataaaagaaatgaaataTTGTAAAATAAGACTTTATTTGATTAACATCGGAGTTTTTATAAGTTCAGTTTCGTCTGATATAATTGAAGTggttatattctttatatatttaaaagatagATTAAATAAGAAAGAAGAAATTAAATTTACCTCAATTATTATGCccttatatgtatataaggTATTAATTTCGAATGTGGTAAATTTTCCAAACTTAGTTAATAGTGTAATGGaaggtaatataaatattaaacgtttaaataattatattaatgatcatttattttataatgatataaaaaattattttatgtacagtacaagatataataaagattatAATATTGTAGTGGATAGCacgtttttaaaaaatgaaaacataACTTCTCATGATGATAGTACATCATCACATAATTtgaaacatttaaaaaaaagtataaaaaataaattgacaaatatgtttaaatattttttcttttatcataagataaattatcataagaatataataaataaacaaatattatcTGGTTCATTTAACAACCTAGATGATAATACGGATAAAAAAATGTGTTTCCAGGAACATAAAAGTAATtctacatataattataatgctAGTTATatacatgaaaaaaaagaagaatatgaaaatattcacAATAGTAGTAATAGCACAATGAGTAACGAATTCGAagcaaaaagaaataataatgaattcATTATAAAATTAGAGAATTGTAGTTTTGGTTTatcatatgataataaatgtgGTAATgacaatattttaaaaaatataaattttaatttaaaaaggaATTCATTAGCAATAATTATAGGAAATGTCGGATCAGGAAAAAGTGCATTTTTCCATTCTATATTAGGAGATGTTAGTATGACACATGGTAATATGCATATTGAaaaatttttcaaaaaaatgcCAATCTTATATGTTCCTCAAAATTGTTGGTTACATATGGGAAATATTAGATCAATGATTTTATTTggaaatgaatataatccattaatttataaatatactttATTAAAAAGTGAATTACTTAATGATTTGAGTACCATAGAAAATGGagatatgaaatatattaatgatgatCATAGTTTAAGTAAAGGACAAAAAGTAAGAATATGTTTAGCTAGAGCattatatgaacaatatattcatatgtataaattGTGTACAGATTATGAAAAAAGGTTTATACAACTAAATGAAATTTTAGATAaagatttaataaataataaaaacttttttccatataataataaaaaaagtaaattagTTAACTATAACATTCCATTCAATGAAAATTATCTTCAAAAATGTTTAatggatgataataatttgtatTTGTATTTGCTTGATGATGTATTTACATCTTTAGATCCATCTATATCtaaaaagatattttataatttattttgtaaagaagataatataaGTTTTAAGGATAATTgtagttttattatatcaatgAATAAAAGTACGTTGGATAATTTTCTTATTGAAGATATTCTTGGTAATGTTCAATATGAAGTGGAAATTTTTGAAATCCAGGATAAAACTTTAAAATATAGAGGAAATATATCCGAATATATGGAAAAGaacaatttaaatataactaAAGAAAGTCACTGGTGTTATTCAAACTTAAATACAATAGATTATACTAGAATAAAATTGTTTGATGAAGTGGAACTTAATCAAGTTAAACACAGtaataaaatgttatataaggAGGCTTATTTGGTAAAAGGGAGTACAGAGAGTGTTTCCTTTGAAATTGatagtataaataaagaGTATATTAAGAAGAagagaaagaaaaattataaaaaggagAACatgaataataacaataataaggacaatattcatatgaataataaccATAAAAACTATAATGACATTAATTCGGGGCATAATTTTACAGATGATAGTGACACTGTTTCTTCGTTAGGAAATGAATATACTCTCGATACAAATACTAGTAATAATTCTGATAAGGAAGAAAATGTAAAGcctgtatataataaagatacaCATGCAAAATTCAATAAAAGTTCATCATTGCCTTTTGTCAAAAGTTCaagtaatattataaataatccaagtaatattataaataatccaagtaatattaaatatgaagATAATTCATCCAGTTTTAAAGGTTCAATAAGTTTAGAAACATATTTATGGTATTTTCAACAGATTggatttgtattattaactTTTGTAGTAATATTTATGCTTATATCTATTTTTAcagatgaaataaaatttgTCTTTTTAACTATGATGAGTATTAtttctaaaaataataaagaacaaTCAAACATAATATTACAAAAGCAAGCAAGATATTTGgaatattttgtaatattaccaattatatcattaataaCATCAGGTATATGTTTTTCTATGATCatatatggaaatattaCATCAGCAATAAAagtacataataatatattatgtagcTTATTAAATGCAccattgtatatattttataataataatttagggaatataataaatcgaTTTATTATTGATATCTCTGCATTTGATTTTGGATTTTTAAAGAGAATATATAAAGcttttttcgttttttttcGTTGTATCTTATCATcgttattaattatttatatgctaAGAGATTGTGTTTTAATTTTCCCAtttgtaattatattaatatatttttttgttttcaaaAGATTTTCAAGAGGTTGTAAAGAATCACAAAGGTTGTATTTAGCATGTCATACTCCTTTATCTAACATCTATAGTAATGCATTATCAGGAAAAAacatcattaatatatataaaaaaaatacatatcttttggatatatatgaacatcatataatgaattttcgaattaattattttataaaatggcttataaatatttggGCATCTCTTTATATTAagatttttatattgttattaactacttatattattatgcatCCTCATTTATATTCAAGTGGAATAATCaaattatatgaagaaaaaaattatgatagaATTTTGAGTACCCTTGGATATTGTATATCTTTTTCTGCTAGACTAGgtgttattataaaattcttGTTATGTGATTATACTCACATAGAGAAAGAAATGTGTTCTGTTCAAAGGTTAGAAGAATTTGCTAAAATTTCTAATCAAGAAAATACTTCTATGAATATGAATAAggaaaatgaattaaatgtAATAACAACACAGACATATAAGGAAAAGAATGAAAGTACTTcggataaaatattttcaataatagaaaataaaaatatacccTTATCTTCAATTATAAATAGATCTCAGGATGATGAATCAGAAAAAAAGTATGGTATTAAATTTgagaatgtatatataagttataaaaaaaaaattccttTAGTTAATGgtacatataaatacatagATGAAGAACcatcattaaaaaatattaatatgtatgctttaaaaaatgaaaaaattggAATAGTAGGAAAATCAGGTGCAGGAAAAAGTACTATACTTTTATCTATCTTAggattaattaatatatcacAAGGAAAAATAACAATAGAAGGAAGAGATATTCGAACATATAATAGAAAAGGAGAAGATAGTATTATTGGTATTTTACCTCAAtcttcttttgttttttataattgGAATATAAGAACTTTTATTGatccatataataatttcacAGATGATGAAATTGTTCATGCTCTAAAATTGAATGGAATCAATTTAGGTAAAAacgatttatataaatatatgcataaacaagatatgaaattaaattataaaaaatataaaaatataaaacaaacatCAAAAGTTATAAACCAATCAAATGATAATACTATTCTATTAACAAACGATTGTATAAGATATCTATCTTTAGTTAGACTTTATTTAAATcgacataaatataaaattatattaatagatGAAATTCCTATTTTCAATTTAAACAATTCAGCTAATGATGAATTAAATAGTTTTTTAATAGATAAAGCAAAgtcatttaattatataataagaaatcATTTTGCAAATAATACAGTCTTAATTATTTCACATCATGCAAATACTTTGTCTTGTTGTGactatatttatgtattaagAAATCGAGAAATAACTTATCGTTGTAGTTACGAAGATGTAAAAACGCAATCTGAATTATCACATTTGTTAGAAATGGACGACTAA
- a CDS encoding TatD-like deoxyribonuclease, putative: protein MKLVFHYIKYINVLLYISNIFLKSNSLKIYKDLRYINTLNKYKGLQIKKRSNLKKNHNIMRMEDNESSFIDIGSNLTDKMFDGVYNSKKHENDLQNVLNRAKNNNVDKIIITCTCLAEIDKSLKICETYDPEGKFLYLSAGVHPTNCYEFIDKNKHEEKEIIAKKEYEEFIEYFKNKQVDNSKMENDNKKICDDKKDVNNFNEILLEKSLDTIPGFKYNEKDKEYLENLKNKIIKYPNRIVCIGEIGLDFDRLYFCSKYIQIKYFIFQLKLVQMFNLPMFLHMRNCSETFFKIVDIYKFLFEKNGGVIHSFTDKEDIVHNIVQNYKNLYIGVNGCSLKSLENINAVKKIPLDHLLLETDAPWCGVKKTHASYEYIKDTYEKRAYTNLKKIKNIIKCDDSTIFKERNEPYNIADIAEITYKVREEAMPFNLFCKKIRCNTLNLFKKLR, encoded by the exons atgaaattagtttttcattatattaaatatataaatgttttattgtatatatctaatatttttttaaaaagtaatagtcttaaaatatataaagatttaagatatattaatactttaaataaatataaaggattacaaataaaaaaaagaagcaacttgaaaaaaaatcataatataatgaGAATGGAAGATAATGAGAGTTCATTTATTGATATAGGATCAAACTTAACTGATAAAATGTTTGACGGTGTTTACAATAGTAAAAAGCATGAAAATGATTTACAGaa cgTTTTAAATAGagcaaaaaataataatgttgacaaaattataataacatgTACTTGTCTTGCTGAAATTGATAAATCCTTAAAGATTTGTGAAACTTATg aTCCTGAAGGaaaatttctttatttaagtGCTGGTGTACATCCAACAAACTGCTATGAAtttattgataaaaataaacatgaagaaaaagaaattatagctaaaaaggaatatgaagaatttattgagtattttaaaaataaacaagtTGATAACTCAAAAAtggaaaatgataataagaaaatatgtgatgataaaaaggatgtgaataattttaatgaaaTATTACTAGAAAAGAGTTTGGATACTATTCCTGGTTTTAAgtataatgaaaaagataaagaatatttagagaacttaaaaaataaaattataaagtaTCCTAATCGAATTGTTTGTATTGGGGAAATAGGATTAGATTTTGAtagattatatttttgttctaaatatatacaaattaaatatttcatatttcaaTTAAAATTAGTACAAATGTTTAATTTACCAATGTTTCTACATATGAGAAATTGTTCAGaaactttttttaaaattgtagatatatataaatttctatttgaaaaaaatggaGGAGTTATTCATAGTTTTACAGATAAAGAAGATATAGTTCATAATATAgtacaaaattataaaaatttatatattggtGTAAATGGATGTTCTTTAAAAAGtttggaaaatataaatgctgttaaaaaaatacctttagatcatttattattagaaACAGATGCTCCATGGTGTGGTGTCAAAAAAACACATGCATCATACGAATATATTAAGGACACATATGAAAAAAGAGCTTAtacaaatttaaaaaaaataaaaaatataataaagtgTGATGATAGTACTATTTTCAAGGAGAGAAATGAACCTTATAATATAGc aGATATTGCAGAAATCACATATAAAGTTAGAGAGGAAGCCATgccttttaatttattttgtaaaaa aatcAGATGTAACACTTTGAATTTGTTCAAGAAACTGAGGTAA